The Enterococcus sp. 7F3_DIV0205 genome has a window encoding:
- a CDS encoding class II aldolase/adducin family protein, with protein sequence MADGRILFEREREDMAKIVQLIFERKNTNVAGGNFSFKTTDKEGKEYIIMTPTMMSQAYLGHVSPSQILVVEPHTRKVVAGEGGLTREINMHEAVYDANPEIKSVLHAHAPNSMFWATSGLDMPNLTEATQKVEYIEVLEFEPNCSEELAEIVSNHIKTMPRKTLPHEFLLDSHGVLITTGGETGMEAIHSALAILDTVEWNAEIAYKQTIFQKLGILDGYYSKGVKIGTIEDLINREPIYNQKIKMTAGGD encoded by the coding sequence ATGGCAGATGGAAGAATTTTATTTGAACGTGAAAGAGAAGATATGGCAAAAATCGTACAATTGATTTTTGAACGTAAAAATACCAATGTTGCTGGCGGAAATTTTTCATTTAAAACAACGGATAAAGAGGGGAAAGAATATATTATCATGACCCCTACAATGATGTCTCAAGCCTATTTAGGACATGTTTCCCCGTCACAGATTTTAGTGGTGGAACCTCATACAAGAAAAGTCGTTGCAGGAGAAGGGGGATTAACAAGAGAAATCAATATGCATGAGGCGGTATATGATGCAAACCCTGAAATCAAATCTGTTTTACATGCTCACGCACCCAATAGTATGTTTTGGGCCACTAGTGGTTTAGATATGCCTAATTTAACCGAAGCGACTCAAAAAGTCGAATATATTGAAGTCTTGGAATTTGAGCCAAACTGTTCAGAGGAGCTAGCGGAAATCGTCAGTAATCATATTAAGACAATGCCGAGAAAAACATTGCCTCATGAATTTTTGTTGGACAGTCATGGTGTGTTGATCACAACAGGTGGTGAAACAGGGATGGAGGCTATTCATTCAGCATTAGCCATTCTGGATACAGTTGAGTGGAATGCCGAGATTGCGTATAAGCAAACCATTTTCCAAAAGCTTGGTATTTTGGATGGCTACTACTCTAAAGGGGTTAAAATAGGCACGATTGAAGATCTGATCAATCGTGAACCGATTTATAACCAAAAAATCAAAATGACAGCTGGTGGAGACTAA
- a CDS encoding LytR/AlgR family response regulator transcription factor, whose amino-acid sequence MKIVLCDNNQREMGKIEKSINLHFSQKYEFDFFSSGKKLIRHFKKNEANYSIYFISIELNDMDSIALAQQIRKSDREALIIFVSNDIQRMPDVFQVHAFDYLLKPIADDRLLETMTRATNYFNAIHAYFEFSFNRKLIVLTMNDIVYIAKSGRIAYIHTTEKVYKTYLTMAEIVDKLNKDIFTRIHGSYIVNLNYIVKIIKSEVFVKQFENNMQQDSPTSLPMSRTFKDNAKESYSTFLRLGKS is encoded by the coding sequence TTGAAGATTGTTTTGTGTGATAATAACCAGCGAGAAATGGGAAAAATCGAAAAATCTATAAATTTACACTTTTCTCAAAAATATGAGTTTGATTTTTTTAGCAGCGGAAAAAAATTAATCAGACATTTTAAGAAAAACGAGGCAAATTATTCTATATATTTCATTTCTATTGAGCTGAATGATATGGATAGTATTGCCTTAGCTCAACAGATACGGAAATCCGATCGAGAAGCACTGATCATCTTTGTATCTAATGATATTCAACGTATGCCGGATGTGTTTCAAGTTCACGCCTTTGATTACTTATTGAAGCCGATTGCTGATGACCGTTTATTAGAAACAATGACTAGAGCAACTAATTATTTCAATGCTATCCACGCTTACTTTGAATTTTCATTTAACCGAAAACTTATTGTATTAACAATGAATGACATCGTCTACATCGCCAAAAGTGGACGCATAGCATACATTCATACAACAGAAAAAGTTTATAAAACCTATTTAACGATGGCTGAAATAGTAGATAAGCTAAATAAAGATATATTTACCAGAATACACGGTAGCTATATTGTGAACTTAAATTATATTGTTAAGATCATCAAGAGTGAAGTATTTGTTAAACAATTTGAGAATAACATGCAACAAGATAGCCCCACCTCTTTGCCTATGAGTAGAACCTTTAAAGACAACGCAAAAGAATCATACTCGACTTTTTTAAGATTGGGTAAATCATAA
- a CDS encoding PTS galactitol transporter subunit IIC, producing MGIFQSVIDFILNLGSAIFVPLIILIIGLIARMPLKKAFMSAVTLGVAFTGMSMVIGFMSDAVSPASEAMAKNTGISLPALDLGWTGAASITWSWSYAFVFFAVVLGVNFIMLLLNLTKTLNVDMWNVWGKALTAYLVYFISGSLVAGFIAAVVQVVLELKMGDMFQRHIQDLTGIPLVTVTHLMNISAVLMLPVNIVMDKIPFFNKKADTSALKAKIGIFSENSVMGFIIGVLLGFGAAYGISGSLNLGIQVATAMALFPMISKMFMQSLSPLADAMSEMMKKRFKDREVFIGLDWPILAGRSEIWVTAIILVPIFIGYAMILPGNQVLPLAGIINYSIAVGGLLLTGGNLYRMITLGIIYTPLYLYGATYLAPVLTGLAKKTGAVDLKGGSITWSSIEGPEFRILFAEAANLNVVAIVGFIMFIAMFIWLYKYMAKEPVPSARYEEVKD from the coding sequence ATGGGGATTTTTCAATCTGTGATTGATTTTATATTGAATCTTGGTTCAGCTATTTTTGTTCCGTTGATTATCCTAATTATCGGGCTGATTGCTCGGATGCCACTGAAAAAAGCGTTTATGTCAGCTGTTACACTCGGTGTTGCTTTTACAGGAATGAGTATGGTGATCGGTTTCATGTCGGATGCGGTCAGCCCTGCATCTGAGGCGATGGCCAAAAATACAGGAATCAGTTTGCCAGCTCTCGATTTAGGCTGGACGGGTGCGGCGAGTATTACGTGGTCATGGTCTTATGCATTTGTTTTTTTCGCAGTCGTTTTAGGCGTGAATTTTATTATGCTTCTATTAAATTTAACGAAGACACTAAATGTCGATATGTGGAATGTTTGGGGTAAAGCGTTGACTGCGTATCTGGTGTATTTTATCAGTGGATCACTTGTTGCAGGGTTCATTGCGGCTGTTGTTCAAGTCGTTTTGGAACTAAAAATGGGCGATATGTTCCAACGGCATATTCAAGATTTAACAGGGATTCCTTTAGTGACGGTAACCCATTTGATGAATATTTCGGCTGTATTGATGCTGCCAGTTAATATCGTGATGGATAAAATCCCATTCTTTAATAAAAAAGCCGATACTTCAGCACTGAAAGCAAAGATTGGGATTTTTTCTGAAAATAGCGTGATGGGATTCATTATTGGTGTATTGCTTGGTTTTGGTGCAGCGTATGGGATTTCTGGTTCGTTGAATTTAGGGATTCAAGTGGCAACGGCGATGGCATTGTTCCCGATGATTAGTAAGATGTTTATGCAGTCTCTTTCTCCTTTGGCGGATGCGATGTCAGAGATGATGAAAAAACGTTTTAAAGATCGTGAAGTTTTTATTGGTTTAGATTGGCCCATTTTGGCAGGGCGTTCTGAGATTTGGGTAACAGCGATCATCTTAGTGCCGATTTTCATTGGTTATGCCATGATCTTACCAGGCAATCAAGTATTGCCTTTGGCTGGCATCATCAATTATTCGATTGCAGTTGGAGGATTATTACTGACTGGGGGAAACTTGTACCGCATGATCACACTTGGCATTATTTATACGCCGCTTTATTTATATGGTGCAACGTATCTTGCGCCAGTGTTGACAGGTTTAGCGAAAAAAACAGGTGCAGTCGATCTAAAAGGCGGCAGTATAACATGGTCATCGATTGAAGGACCAGAATTTAGAATTTTGTTTGCAGAAGCGGCCAACTTGAATGTTGTTGCCATTGTTGGTTTTATCATGTTTATCGCAATGTTCATTTGGTTATATAAGTATATGGCAAAAGAACCTGTGCCAAGCGCACGTTATGAAGAAGTGAAGGATTGA
- the rsmG gene encoding 16S rRNA (guanine(527)-N(7))-methyltransferase RsmG, translating to MTPEEFKQLLSQKGIDLSDEQMAQFTRYFELLVEWNEKMNLTAITEKKEVYLKHFYDSISLAFFEDFSTNKSICDVGAGAGFPSIPLKIVFPTLQVTIVDSLNKRITFLTELVNELKLEEVSLYHDRAETFGQKEEFRAAFDYVTARAVARLNVLSELCLPLVKKDGFFLALKAAKSEEEIIEAKPAIAILGGKFQKEVSFELPVTADERHIVVVQKKKETPKKYPRKPGLPNKQPIK from the coding sequence ATGACACCAGAAGAATTTAAACAACTATTAAGCCAAAAAGGCATTGATTTGTCAGATGAGCAAATGGCGCAATTTACTCGTTATTTTGAATTACTCGTTGAGTGGAACGAAAAAATGAACCTGACAGCAATTACAGAAAAAAAAGAAGTTTACTTGAAGCATTTTTATGATTCTATCTCATTGGCATTTTTTGAAGATTTTTCAACAAATAAATCAATTTGCGATGTGGGTGCAGGAGCCGGTTTTCCAAGTATTCCGTTAAAAATCGTTTTTCCAACATTACAAGTCACAATTGTTGATTCATTAAATAAACGAATCACCTTCTTAACAGAATTAGTCAATGAATTAAAGTTAGAAGAGGTTTCTTTGTATCACGATCGTGCAGAAACATTTGGACAAAAAGAAGAATTTCGGGCAGCCTTTGACTACGTTACAGCTCGTGCAGTTGCTCGCTTAAATGTGTTAAGTGAGTTATGCTTGCCGTTAGTGAAAAAGGATGGTTTTTTCTTAGCATTGAAAGCTGCTAAAAGTGAAGAAGAAATTATTGAAGCCAAACCTGCAATTGCTATTTTAGGTGGTAAATTTCAAAAAGAAGTTTCCTTTGAATTACCAGTCACAGCGGATGAACGTCATATCGTTGTAGTACAAAAGAAAAAAGAAACACCAAAAAAATACCCGAGAAAACCAGGGTTACCAAATAAACAGCCAATCAAATAA
- a CDS encoding PTS sugar transporter subunit IIA, protein MKQMFQPDLIDLRVSVQEEEELFELIAWRLQQAGYVNSGYLEGITSREKRFPTGLITEHLNIALPHSDTEYIERPFIYIVRTTKPIKVKQMGDNQEMEVSDLFFLGIKEPSKQVGLLQELMVLFQNEAFVSELKATTENEAVFNLFMKQWEEVKNA, encoded by the coding sequence ATGAAGCAGATGTTTCAACCAGATTTGATCGATTTACGAGTAAGTGTTCAAGAGGAAGAAGAATTATTTGAGTTGATTGCCTGGCGATTGCAGCAAGCGGGATACGTGAATTCAGGGTATTTGGAAGGGATCACCTCAAGAGAAAAAAGGTTTCCAACAGGCTTGATCACAGAGCACCTCAATATTGCCTTACCTCATTCTGACACGGAATATATTGAAAGGCCTTTCATATATATCGTAAGAACAACAAAACCGATCAAGGTCAAACAAATGGGAGATAATCAAGAAATGGAGGTGAGCGATTTATTTTTCCTAGGAATCAAAGAACCCTCAAAACAGGTTGGTCTATTACAGGAGTTAATGGTCTTATTTCAAAATGAAGCATTTGTGTCAGAGCTAAAAGCGACAACAGAAAATGAAGCAGTATTCAACTTATTCATGAAACAATGGGAGGAAGTTAAAAATGCCTAG
- a CDS encoding ParA family protein: MARIISVANQKGGVGKTTTTVNLGACLAYYGKKVLLIDIDAQGNATSGIGVRKPDVATDVYDVLVNEEPIKNVIQQTSRENLDIVPATIQLAGAEIELTSMMARESRLKAAIEEVNDIYDFVLIDCPPSLGHLTINAFTASDSILIPVQCEYYALEGLSQLLNTIRLVQKHFNPDLRIEGVLLTMYDARTNLGAEVVEEVRKYFREKVYDTIIPRNVRLSEAPSHGLSIIDYDPRSRGAEVYQALAKEVLDNE, encoded by the coding sequence ATGGCACGAATTATTTCTGTAGCGAATCAAAAAGGCGGCGTTGGTAAGACAACGACCACTGTGAATCTAGGTGCTTGTCTTGCCTATTACGGCAAAAAAGTGTTGCTGATCGATATTGATGCTCAAGGAAATGCTACAAGTGGTATCGGCGTACGTAAACCAGATGTTGCAACGGATGTTTATGACGTATTAGTAAATGAAGAACCAATCAAAAATGTGATTCAGCAAACATCTAGAGAAAATCTGGATATCGTTCCAGCGACGATCCAACTTGCTGGAGCAGAAATAGAATTAACTTCAATGATGGCGAGAGAGTCGCGTTTAAAAGCTGCGATTGAAGAAGTAAATGATATTTATGATTTTGTTTTGATCGATTGTCCGCCATCTTTGGGACATTTGACTATCAATGCTTTTACAGCTAGTGATTCGATTTTAATTCCAGTGCAATGTGAGTATTACGCACTTGAAGGATTGAGCCAACTCCTTAATACGATACGTCTTGTTCAAAAGCATTTTAATCCAGATTTACGTATCGAGGGTGTATTGTTGACGATGTATGATGCTAGAACTAACTTAGGCGCTGAAGTCGTAGAAGAAGTTCGCAAGTATTTCCGTGAAAAAGTCTATGACACCATTATTCCTAGAAATGTTCGTTTGTCTGAAGCGCCAAGTCATGGTTTGTCGATTATTGATTATGATCCCCGTTCACGTGGTGCCGAAGTGTACCAAGCACTAGCAAAGGAAGTGTTGGATAATGAGTAA
- a CDS encoding DeoR/GlpR family DNA-binding transcription regulator: MLKRERHAHILELLEKNTFMTVSDIAEELNVSEMTIRRDINELSDSNQLVRLYGGAQKIDRKNKELATHEKINLHIEQKEYIGKIMNSLIQDHQVVFVGAGTTILYALPFIKKQNLMIVTNSLLAFNYVIEHTDYRILLTGGDFTPITEEFIGEHAEKTFETINIDIAFAATNGIYNNNVTTSNYLEGGVQRAAFKNAKKKIVVADSTKFNVSDVYTFYKLSDLDYVITDDQIDEQTLNFYQSYGTLLNKKS, translated from the coding sequence ATGTTAAAAAGAGAGCGCCATGCGCATATTTTAGAATTACTGGAAAAAAATACGTTTATGACGGTATCCGATATCGCTGAGGAGCTGAATGTTTCTGAAATGACGATTCGCCGTGATATCAACGAATTGAGTGACTCGAACCAACTCGTTCGTCTATATGGTGGCGCACAAAAAATCGATCGAAAAAATAAGGAATTGGCCACTCATGAAAAAATCAATCTTCATATTGAGCAAAAAGAATATATCGGAAAAATCATGAATTCTTTGATCCAGGATCATCAAGTTGTTTTTGTCGGTGCAGGAACGACTATTCTATACGCGCTACCTTTTATCAAAAAACAAAATTTGATGATCGTTACAAATAGCCTGTTGGCTTTCAATTATGTGATTGAACACACGGACTATCGAATTTTGTTGACTGGAGGGGATTTCACACCTATTACGGAAGAATTTATTGGGGAACATGCGGAGAAAACATTTGAAACAATCAATATCGATATTGCTTTTGCTGCAACAAATGGCATCTACAACAATAATGTGACTACCTCAAACTATTTAGAAGGCGGCGTCCAACGGGCTGCTTTTAAAAATGCTAAGAAAAAAATTGTTGTAGCAGATAGTACAAAATTCAATGTGAGCGATGTCTATACTTTTTATAAGCTGTCTGATTTAGACTATGTAATCACCGATGATCAAATTGACGAACAGACACTTAATTTCTATCAATCTTATGGCACATTATTAAACAAAAAAAGTTAA
- a CDS encoding ParB/RepB/Spo0J family partition protein produces the protein MSKGKGLGRGIDALFQDFASLEDVDVQKEEVLEIPLNELRPNPYQPRKTFDEASLQELANSIQQSGVFQPIIVRKSSVKGYEIIAGERRFRASKLADKETIPAIVREFDEEAMMQVAVLENLQREDLNPLEEAEAYDMLMKNLKLTQVEVAERLGKSRPYIANYLRLLTLPTQVKEMVQSETLSMGQARTLLGLKDKDLILTLAKRVVEENLTVRQLEQIVNDLNENQGKKASKKEKKPIKDKPYYIRESEDRLMDKFGTTVAIQEKEGKGKIEIEYLSQSDLARILDILEIHFDEA, from the coding sequence ATGAGTAAAGGAAAAGGTTTAGGTAGAGGTATTGATGCATTGTTTCAAGATTTTGCTAGTTTGGAAGATGTAGACGTTCAAAAAGAAGAAGTACTTGAAATTCCTTTAAATGAACTTCGTCCGAATCCATATCAGCCAAGAAAAACATTTGATGAAGCATCACTGCAAGAATTGGCGAACTCGATTCAGCAATCAGGTGTCTTTCAACCGATCATTGTTAGAAAGTCATCTGTTAAAGGATATGAAATCATTGCAGGTGAAAGACGATTTCGCGCTTCAAAATTAGCAGATAAAGAAACGATTCCAGCAATCGTCCGCGAATTCGATGAAGAAGCCATGATGCAAGTCGCTGTTTTAGAAAACTTACAACGTGAAGATTTAAATCCGCTAGAAGAAGCAGAAGCTTATGATATGCTGATGAAAAATTTAAAACTCACACAAGTAGAAGTTGCAGAACGTCTAGGGAAAAGTCGACCATATATTGCAAACTATTTACGCCTATTAACGTTACCGACCCAAGTTAAAGAGATGGTTCAAAGCGAAACTTTATCGATGGGACAAGCTAGAACGTTACTTGGTTTAAAAGATAAGGATTTAATTTTAACTCTAGCAAAACGAGTTGTAGAAGAAAACTTGACTGTTCGTCAGCTAGAACAAATCGTCAATGATTTGAATGAAAATCAAGGCAAAAAAGCTTCTAAGAAAGAGAAGAAACCGATTAAAGATAAACCTTATTACATTCGTGAAAGCGAAGATCGCTTAATGGATAAATTTGGTACAACCGTTGCTATTCAAGAAAAAGAAGGTAAAGGGAAAATAGAGATCGAATACCTTTCACAGTCTGATTTAGCTAGAATTTTGGATATTTTAGAGATTCATTTTGATGAAGCTTGA
- a CDS encoding 1-phosphofructokinase family hexose kinase — protein MILTVTLNPSMDSIYFTDTFILGEMNRCSNPVKAVGGKGINAGRTAAILGSDVTTMGVLAGLNGELIQSALELEPFNTDFLAIKGESRNAVTVMDQEKNQTEIVELGPEITEETAHQIVNKVIEFSSQQKKCPIIALCGSANTKNERLYQDYLQQLQTQLGSEIKILTDISGTQLQYVLQGATKPFFIKPNIHEFAELLGIPIRSKNDVIEYLNHPLLQGIPFILVSCGGDGAVAKYNEQIFDVIIPPIDIINPTGSGDATVGGIAFAIDQGLSIEETLRYGMACGMSNALEQAVGYVSIESVKSLKNNILLKEIK, from the coding sequence ATGATTCTAACAGTGACACTTAACCCATCCATGGATTCTATTTATTTTACAGACACATTTATTTTAGGCGAAATGAACCGCTGCAGTAACCCTGTAAAGGCTGTTGGCGGAAAAGGAATCAATGCAGGAAGAACAGCCGCAATTTTAGGAAGTGACGTCACAACGATGGGCGTTTTAGCTGGACTAAATGGAGAACTGATCCAATCTGCGCTTGAACTTGAACCATTTAACACAGACTTTCTTGCAATCAAGGGGGAATCGAGAAATGCTGTAACCGTTATGGACCAAGAAAAAAATCAAACTGAAATTGTCGAGTTAGGTCCTGAAATAACAGAGGAAACAGCACATCAAATAGTAAATAAAGTCATTGAGTTCTCATCTCAACAAAAAAAATGTCCTATCATTGCTCTATGCGGATCAGCCAATACGAAAAATGAACGATTGTATCAGGATTACTTACAACAACTACAGACTCAACTTGGTTCAGAAATAAAAATTCTAACAGATATTTCAGGTACGCAACTGCAATATGTTCTACAAGGGGCAACCAAACCATTTTTTATCAAACCAAATATCCACGAATTTGCAGAGTTATTGGGTATTCCTATTCGTAGTAAAAATGACGTGATTGAATATCTAAATCATCCGCTATTGCAGGGAATTCCCTTTATTCTGGTTTCTTGTGGCGGAGATGGCGCAGTGGCAAAGTATAATGAGCAGATCTTCGATGTTATTATTCCCCCAATCGACATTATCAATCCGACGGGGTCTGGAGATGCTACAGTTGGCGGCATTGCTTTCGCTATAGACCAAGGTCTTTCTATAGAAGAAACTTTGCGTTACGGGATGGCTTGTGGGATGAGTAATGCTCTTGAACAAGCAGTGGGATATGTATCTATTGAATCAGTTAAATCTTTGAAAAATAACATTCTTTTAAAAGAAATTAAGTAA
- a CDS encoding helix-turn-helix domain-containing protein — protein MRKKIIILTETLSANGLLQNSLLNMDYEIMVSKDILTQPKDKEFYFLQNFDLIIYQQSMYSGLKESFLDNLALLNKPIVVLTFESEQVNKSKYLNNANVSFVRYPISVTDLASKLAAIFEESANRKGKNSQERAEGSSTNNDGFARNMSAYSNAVKVKKPYSFQLKDRTLIIDNWLIPLTKKEHQVLTHFIESEQRVFSSQSLCEAIWTNAKQKNKQALLSNLINRIKQKIMDKTSIFEPFILNKKGIGYYLNQEFVALDEQNDEQIRELLVGNL, from the coding sequence ATGAGGAAAAAAATTATTATATTGACCGAAACGTTAAGCGCAAATGGGCTATTACAAAATAGTTTATTAAATATGGATTATGAAATAATGGTTTCAAAAGATATATTAACTCAACCAAAAGATAAAGAGTTTTATTTTCTGCAAAATTTTGATCTGATTATTTATCAACAATCTATGTATAGCGGCTTAAAGGAATCATTTCTAGATAACTTGGCATTATTGAATAAGCCAATTGTTGTTTTAACATTTGAATCAGAGCAGGTAAACAAGTCTAAGTACTTGAATAATGCTAATGTGAGCTTTGTTCGTTATCCAATATCTGTTACTGATTTAGCGAGTAAATTAGCAGCAATTTTTGAGGAGTCTGCAAATCGTAAAGGTAAAAATAGTCAAGAAAGAGCAGAGGGATCCTCTACAAATAATGATGGATTTGCTCGAAACATGTCAGCCTATTCAAATGCTGTAAAAGTAAAGAAACCATACTCTTTCCAATTAAAAGACCGCACACTAATTATCGATAATTGGTTGATTCCATTAACTAAAAAAGAACATCAGGTATTGACACATTTTATCGAATCGGAGCAAAGAGTTTTTTCAAGTCAATCACTCTGTGAAGCAATTTGGACAAATGCCAAGCAAAAAAACAAGCAGGCACTGTTGAGCAATTTGATTAACCGTATCAAACAAAAAATAATGGATAAAACCTCTATTTTTGAACCATTTATATTAAATAAAAAAGGGATAGGCTATTACCTGAATCAGGAGTTTGTAGCCTTAGACGAACAAAATGATGAACAGATAAGAGAACTATTGGTAGGCAATCTGTAA
- a CDS encoding WXG100 family type VII secretion target — protein MAGDRIKLSPQELRTSATKYTDGSNQVNDILQKLQSEQDTIQGNWEGSGFDSFNDQFTALKPKVSEFAELLEQINKQLNEVANIVEETDQNISSAIGRGL, from the coding sequence ATGGCAGGCGATAGAATTAAATTATCCCCACAAGAACTTAGAACTTCTGCAACAAAATATACGGATGGTTCAAACCAAGTAAACGACATTTTACAGAAGTTACAATCTGAACAAGATACAATTCAAGGCAACTGGGAAGGTAGCGGTTTTGATAGCTTTAACGATCAATTCACTGCTTTAAAACCAAAAGTATCTGAGTTTGCTGAATTATTAGAGCAAATCAACAAACAATTAAACGAAGTTGCAAACATTGTAGAAGAAACAGACCAAAATATCTCTTCAGCAATCGGAAGAGGTCTATAA
- a CDS encoding M24 family metallopeptidase — protein MKRSEIQLAQIAKPMIFTNVAPTFLTNDTMRERKQKVLENMKSEEYDALVVYADKEHGGNFEYLTGFIPRFEEGLLVLDVSGECTLILGNENLKMAKVARIENQLIHSPLFSLPNQPMDNEARLERIFEKIGLSDKDKIGVVGWKMFTTAESDNESYFDLPYFIVQALLTSKKEQAVLKNAAHLFIRGDKGARTTNNANEIAHYEYGANLSSSCMLKAMDAVEVGVTEAVLGNELTAEGQTNTVVTIAATGQRFEYGNVYPTHKQVKLGDPLSLTTAYKGGLSSRTGFVIENEKQLPENQQDYLERVAKPYYQAITTWLETIKIGMVGKELYQTIETVFPQADYHWHLNPGHLVSDEEWMSSPIYAGSEETLKSGMILQIDIIPSVAGYTGVSAEECVALADVTLQKQLKEDYPELWQRISSRKRYLKDVLNIDLSEDIIPLSNTVAYLRPFYLAKDQAFRWTK, from the coding sequence ATGAAAAGATCTGAAATTCAATTAGCTCAAATAGCTAAGCCAATGATTTTTACGAACGTTGCACCAACTTTTTTAACCAATGATACAATGCGTGAAAGAAAGCAAAAAGTCTTGGAAAATATGAAGTCAGAAGAGTACGATGCGTTAGTGGTTTATGCAGATAAAGAACATGGCGGGAACTTTGAATATTTAACTGGCTTTATTCCTCGTTTTGAAGAAGGATTGCTGGTGTTGGATGTTTCAGGAGAATGTACACTGATTCTAGGTAATGAGAACTTGAAGATGGCGAAGGTTGCTCGAATCGAGAACCAGTTGATTCATAGCCCATTATTCTCTTTACCAAATCAACCGATGGATAATGAAGCAAGGTTAGAACGCATTTTTGAAAAAATAGGTTTGTCTGACAAAGATAAAATCGGGGTAGTCGGTTGGAAAATGTTTACAACAGCCGAATCAGACAATGAGTCTTATTTTGATTTGCCTTATTTTATTGTCCAAGCACTTTTAACAAGTAAAAAAGAACAAGCAGTGCTTAAAAATGCGGCGCATCTATTTATCCGTGGTGATAAAGGTGCTCGTACGACGAATAATGCAAATGAAATTGCCCATTATGAATATGGTGCAAATTTGTCTTCTAGTTGTATGTTAAAAGCTATGGACGCTGTTGAAGTAGGTGTAACTGAAGCTGTATTAGGCAACGAACTGACTGCTGAAGGTCAAACCAACACCGTGGTGACAATTGCTGCTACTGGACAGCGTTTTGAATACGGCAATGTATATCCAACCCATAAACAAGTGAAATTAGGTGATCCACTGTCCTTAACGACGGCATATAAAGGAGGGCTGTCTAGCCGCACGGGTTTTGTGATAGAAAATGAGAAACAACTTCCAGAAAACCAACAAGATTATTTAGAAAGAGTCGCTAAACCTTATTATCAAGCCATTACAACGTGGTTGGAAACGATAAAAATTGGAATGGTAGGAAAAGAACTGTATCAAACAATCGAAACTGTTTTTCCTCAAGCTGATTATCACTGGCACTTAAATCCTGGACACTTAGTATCAGATGAAGAATGGATGTCTTCACCGATTTATGCAGGATCTGAGGAAACGTTGAAAAGCGGGATGATTTTGCAAATTGATATTATCCCATCTGTGGCAGGGTATACAGGGGTAAGTGCTGAAGAATGTGTAGCGTTGGCTGATGTAACGTTACAAAAACAGCTAAAAGAGGATTATCCTGAGCTATGGCAACGAATCAGCTCAAGGAAACGTTATCTCAAAGATGTATTGAATATCGATTTAAGTGAGGATATCATCCCTTTATCAAATACAGTGGCCTATTTAAGACCGTTTTATTTAGCGAAAGATCAGGCTTTTCGATGGACAAAATAA
- a CDS encoding PTS sugar transporter subunit IIB gives MPRKLIVACGSGVATSTTVAEKIKSQFDADNIEYPVEAVDYKSILQELPSASIYVYIAKPDDEVLEAAEKLGVSVYAGVPFLTGMGVDEVYEGIVNDTKK, from the coding sequence ATGCCTAGAAAATTAATTGTAGCGTGTGGTAGCGGTGTTGCAACAAGTACGACTGTAGCAGAAAAAATCAAAAGCCAATTTGATGCTGATAATATTGAATATCCAGTAGAAGCGGTGGATTACAAATCGATTTTACAAGAATTACCAAGTGCTAGTATCTATGTTTATATCGCAAAACCTGATGATGAGGTACTTGAAGCAGCGGAGAAACTGGGCGTTTCGGTGTATGCGGGTGTGCCGTTTTTGACAGGCATGGGTGTTGATGAAGTGTACGAAGGAATTGTCAACGATACGAAGAAATAA